One Rhizobiales bacterium GAS188 DNA window includes the following coding sequences:
- a CDS encoding aminobenzoyl-glutamate utilization protein B: MEFAEGGKTYHFFGTRFTDYAPGNAGGSVTTPAQMTTLAHVELAKADLSAWTRRIFDFGETAWREYESAAWYVGLLRRNGFSVEEGSGGMPTAFCAHWSNGSGPTVGMYAEYDAVPGNCQDAATAKRPRPGLSEAAGGHTDPHSGLGIGSLGGLLACKAAMQANGVSGTLRFTGEPAEKVRGSKPIHAAKGYYDGLDGMISFHPFYMLPLCNTVRWDTHCGAAFAMIYRFVCDEPEAWCREAWSRGAWGRGDGAATGAPPIPQAHSDVRAPGATDALMLMYLTSKSLRDSMLPHQGGWSISEAILTAGQATADNLPAGLAEIQYMIRVPTIAMAEQVTAVLDRNAEAAARLSQCRVERHWVSKSRPGLANHAMARLTFEALTAVGPPRWDEAARAVAREILVNAGGAPEEEPFLSECEQLIAPEAAEAILRRDLPPSQLNSTSDDYTEMTWHAPTARLYVARPALKAPPGFACPGWVMNALGGISATIDPMVLCAAKSVALAALRLIEDAEARHAARREFVERTGGGIGGSRWIAPLCDYPPPIDFRWPEYVNTHRGRDWWIPTRPAA, translated from the coding sequence ATGGAATTTGCAGAAGGCGGAAAAACATATCACTTTTTTGGGACGCGTTTCACGGATTATGCTCCCGGAAACGCGGGAGGCAGCGTGACGACTCCGGCCCAGATGACGACGCTCGCTCATGTCGAGCTGGCCAAGGCTGATCTGTCGGCCTGGACCCGTCGCATCTTCGATTTCGGCGAGACGGCCTGGCGCGAATACGAATCGGCCGCCTGGTATGTCGGGCTGCTGCGCCGGAATGGTTTTTCGGTCGAGGAAGGGTCGGGCGGAATGCCGACCGCGTTCTGCGCCCATTGGTCGAATGGTTCCGGCCCCACGGTCGGCATGTATGCCGAATACGACGCAGTTCCGGGGAACTGTCAGGACGCCGCCACTGCGAAGCGTCCGAGGCCGGGGCTCAGCGAGGCCGCGGGCGGCCATACCGACCCGCATTCGGGGCTCGGGATCGGCAGCCTCGGCGGGCTTTTGGCCTGCAAGGCGGCGATGCAAGCGAATGGAGTTTCGGGCACGCTGCGCTTCACCGGCGAACCGGCCGAGAAGGTGCGCGGGTCTAAGCCCATCCACGCCGCCAAGGGATATTATGACGGCCTCGACGGGATGATCTCGTTTCATCCCTTTTACATGCTGCCGCTGTGCAACACCGTGCGCTGGGACACGCATTGCGGCGCCGCATTTGCGATGATCTACCGCTTCGTCTGCGACGAGCCCGAGGCTTGGTGTAGGGAGGCTTGGTCTAGGGGGGCTTGGGGCCGGGGTGACGGGGCCGCGACCGGGGCGCCTCCGATCCCGCAGGCGCATTCGGATGTGCGGGCGCCCGGAGCCACCGATGCACTGATGCTGATGTATCTCACCTCGAAGAGCTTGCGCGACTCGATGCTGCCGCATCAGGGCGGCTGGTCGATCAGCGAGGCGATCCTGACCGCGGGGCAGGCGACCGCGGACAACCTTCCGGCGGGCCTCGCCGAGATCCAATACATGATCCGCGTGCCGACCATCGCCATGGCCGAGCAGGTCACCGCCGTGCTCGATCGCAACGCCGAGGCGGCGGCGCGCCTGAGCCAATGTCGCGTCGAGCGCCACTGGGTCTCGAAGTCGCGGCCGGGCCTTGCCAATCACGCGATGGCACGCCTCACCTTCGAGGCGTTGACGGCGGTCGGGCCCCCGCGCTGGGACGAAGCTGCTAGAGCAGTGGCGCGCGAGATCCTGGTCAACGCCGGCGGCGCGCCGGAGGAGGAGCCGTTCCTGTCCGAATGCGAGCAACTGATCGCACCTGAGGCCGCCGAGGCGATCCTGCGCCGCGACCTGCCGCCCTCGCAGCTCAATTCGACATCCGACGACTACACCGAGATGACCTGGCACGCGCCGACGGCGCGCCTCTATGTGGCACGCCCGGCGCTCAAGGCGCCGCCGGGCTTCGCCTGTCCGGGCTGGGTGATGAATGCGCTCGGCGGCATTTCGGCGACCATCGATCCCATGGTGCTCTGCGCCGCCAAGAGCGTGGCGCTCGCGGCGCTGCGCCTCATAGAGGATGCCGAAGCCCGCCACGCGGCACGCCGCGAATTCGTCGAGCGCACCGGGGGCGGCATCGGCGGGTCGCGCTGGATCGCGCCCTTGTGCGACTATCCGCCGCCCATCGATTTCCGCTGGCCCGAATACGTCAACACCCATCGCGGTCGGGATTGGTGGATCCCGACCCGCCCGGCAGCCTGA